From Achromobacter spanius, a single genomic window includes:
- a CDS encoding type 1 glutamine amidotransferase domain-containing protein, which produces MATLQDVNIAILAVDGFEQVELTGPRHRLHEEGARTVLVSARTDPIQGFHHDKPGDRFPVDLTFLQAASEPDVFDALLLPGGVVNADEIRMQPKAQALVRACFDAGKPVAVICHGAWLLISAGVVKGRRMTSWPSLQDDLRNAGVEWVDEEAVVDGVLVSSRKPDDIPAFNEAFIGVLRKAVEGRARG; this is translated from the coding sequence ATGGCAACACTTCAAGACGTCAACATCGCCATCCTGGCTGTCGATGGATTCGAGCAGGTCGAGCTCACCGGCCCGCGCCACCGTCTGCATGAGGAGGGCGCGCGCACGGTGCTGGTGTCCGCCCGCACCGACCCGATCCAGGGCTTTCATCACGACAAGCCGGGCGACCGGTTTCCGGTGGACCTTACGTTTCTGCAGGCTGCATCGGAGCCGGATGTCTTTGACGCGTTGCTGCTGCCCGGCGGGGTGGTCAATGCCGATGAAATCCGGATGCAGCCCAAGGCGCAGGCGCTGGTGCGCGCGTGCTTTGACGCGGGCAAGCCGGTCGCGGTCATCTGTCACGGCGCGTGGCTGCTGATTTCTGCTGGCGTGGTCAAGGGACGCAGGATGACCAGTTGGCCGTCGCTGCAGGACGACCTGCGCAATGCAGGCGTTGAGTGGGTGGATGAGGAGGCCGTCGTCGACGGCGTCTTGGTGTCCAGCCGCAAGCCTGACGACATTCCCGCGTTCAATGAGGCGTTTATCGGTGTGCTGCGAAAGGCCGTCGAGGGGCGTGCGCGCGGATAG
- a CDS encoding Bug family tripartite tricarboxylate transporter substrate binding protein, producing MTFTTLAKTLAFSAALAAVPGLAAAQNYPTRPISIIVPAPPGGGIDMIARVVGEKLSQSLGQPVIVDNRPGASNNLGTALLANAKPDGYTIGIVGGSHNINKYLFKNLGWDPQKSFEPIVYTHEIPLVFSVYPKIPPKTLPELVDWMKAHPDDAKVATSGRGSAQEMAAEMFRMVSGAPMLLIPYKGSSAAHPDLLAGRTVLYIDTLSAMQEQVKAGNVRAVAVSTANRTKALPDVPTAQEQGLKGYDANTNGGFLAPAGTPKEIVAKLNAEINAVLKQPAVRAKLEAAGIEVQGGTPQEYAAVIQSDLDKWGKVVKEAKIEAE from the coding sequence ATGACCTTCACCACGCTGGCCAAGACCCTGGCCTTTTCGGCAGCCCTTGCCGCCGTGCCCGGCCTGGCCGCGGCGCAGAACTACCCCACCCGTCCCATCAGCATCATCGTGCCCGCCCCGCCGGGCGGCGGCATCGACATGATTGCGCGCGTCGTTGGCGAAAAGCTCTCGCAGTCGCTGGGCCAGCCCGTCATCGTCGACAACCGGCCGGGCGCCTCCAACAACCTGGGCACCGCGCTGCTCGCCAACGCCAAACCCGACGGCTACACGATCGGCATCGTGGGCGGCAGCCACAACATCAACAAGTACCTGTTCAAGAACCTGGGCTGGGATCCGCAAAAGAGCTTCGAGCCCATCGTCTACACCCATGAAATCCCGCTGGTGTTCTCGGTCTATCCGAAGATCCCGCCCAAGACGCTGCCGGAACTGGTGGACTGGATGAAGGCGCATCCCGACGATGCCAAGGTCGCCACGTCCGGCCGCGGCAGCGCGCAGGAGATGGCCGCCGAGATGTTCCGCATGGTCAGCGGCGCGCCCATGCTGCTGATTCCGTACAAGGGCTCGTCCGCCGCGCACCCCGACCTGCTGGCCGGCCGCACGGTGCTGTACATCGACACGCTGAGCGCGATGCAGGAACAGGTCAAGGCCGGCAACGTGCGCGCCGTCGCGGTCTCGACCGCCAATCGCACCAAGGCCCTGCCCGACGTGCCGACCGCGCAGGAGCAAGGCCTGAAGGGCTACGACGCCAACACCAACGGCGGCTTCCTGGCGCCAGCAGGCACGCCCAAGGAGATCGTCGCCAAGCTCAACGCCGAGATCAACGCGGTCCTCAAGCAGCCGGCCGTGCGCGCCAAGCTGGAAGCCGCGGGCATCGAAGTTCAGGGCGGCACGCCGCAGGAATACGCGGCGGTGATCCAGTCGGACCTGGACAAGTGGGGCAAGGTGGTGAAGGAGGCAAAGATCGAGGCGGAGTGA
- a CDS encoding LysR family transcriptional regulator produces the protein MDRFDAMTAFARVVETGSFTKAAETLHMSKTSVTQLVQQLEARLRVRLLNRTTRKVNVTADGAAYYERVIKLLADMDDAETSLSSAAEAPRGRLRVDVPSPLARMVLVPALPAFHARYPDIQLDMGVSDRIVDLIGENVDCVVRGGELTDQSLMARRVGDLRLGVYAAPSYLKLAGKPAHPRELEDTHHRIVGFLWQRTGRALPYAMRRGNEVVNVHGRYVLAVDDGNAYLAAGLAGMGVMWLPDYMSAPHLAQGELVPVFEDWRMDPMPMYVAFPPNRHVSAKLRAFIDWIIELVGAYSPAAGR, from the coding sequence ATGGACCGATTTGACGCAATGACCGCGTTTGCGCGCGTGGTGGAGACCGGCAGCTTCACCAAGGCCGCCGAAACCCTGCACATGAGCAAGACCAGCGTCACGCAACTGGTGCAGCAGCTCGAAGCGCGGCTGCGCGTCCGTCTGTTGAACCGCACCACGCGCAAGGTCAATGTCACGGCCGACGGCGCGGCGTACTACGAGCGCGTGATCAAGCTGCTGGCCGACATGGACGACGCCGAGACCAGCCTGTCCAGCGCCGCTGAAGCGCCGCGCGGCCGCCTGCGCGTGGACGTGCCCAGTCCGCTGGCGCGCATGGTGCTGGTGCCCGCGTTGCCGGCCTTCCACGCGCGCTATCCCGACATCCAGCTGGACATGGGCGTCAGCGACCGCATCGTCGACCTGATCGGCGAAAACGTCGACTGCGTGGTGCGCGGCGGTGAGCTGACTGACCAATCCTTGATGGCCCGCCGCGTCGGCGACCTGCGGTTGGGCGTGTATGCCGCGCCTTCCTACCTGAAACTGGCCGGCAAGCCCGCGCACCCGCGCGAGCTTGAGGACACGCACCATCGCATCGTCGGTTTCCTTTGGCAACGCACGGGCCGCGCGCTGCCTTACGCCATGCGCCGCGGCAACGAAGTCGTCAACGTGCATGGCCGCTATGTGCTGGCCGTGGACGACGGCAATGCGTACCTGGCGGCCGGCCTGGCAGGCATGGGCGTGATGTGGCTGCCGGATTACATGTCCGCGCCGCATCTTGCACAAGGCGAATTGGTGCCAGTCTTTGAAGACTGGCGGATGGATCCGATGCCCATGTACGTGGCGTTCCCGCCCAATCGCCACGTCAGCGCCAAACTGCGCGCGTTCATCGACTGGATCATCGAATTGGTGGGCGCGTATTCGCCTGCGGCCGGACGATAA
- a CDS encoding LysR family transcriptional regulator, with protein sequence MELRHLRYFQAVAEAGSFTQAAARLHIAQPPLSRQIKQLEEELGVLLFERTTRALRLTEAGRFLLEQSRLLTARLDEVLEGTRRLGQTERRWFGIGFVPSTLYGFVPELIRLLRSADDRVEVGLMEMNTLPQLEALKAGRIDLGIGRILLDDPAIERRVLMTEPLLAAVPLHHPLAGQGSVSVDRLAREPFVLYPARPRPNYADHVLGLFRAAGHSLQVAQEANELQTAIGLVAAGLGVTVVPASVQRLQRQDVAHVRIEADAFVSPVIVSYRKDDASVFLARALELAGELAKE encoded by the coding sequence ATGGAGCTCAGGCACTTGCGCTATTTCCAGGCCGTGGCCGAGGCCGGCAGTTTCACGCAGGCGGCCGCGCGGCTGCATATCGCGCAGCCGCCGCTCAGCCGCCAGATCAAGCAGCTGGAGGAAGAACTGGGCGTGCTGCTGTTCGAGCGCACCACGCGCGCGCTACGCCTGACCGAGGCGGGCCGCTTTCTGCTGGAGCAATCGCGTCTGTTGACCGCGCGGCTGGACGAAGTGCTGGAAGGCACGCGCCGGTTGGGCCAGACGGAGCGGCGCTGGTTCGGCATTGGCTTTGTGCCGTCCACGCTGTACGGCTTCGTGCCGGAGCTGATCCGGCTGCTGCGCAGCGCGGACGATCGCGTTGAAGTGGGCCTGATGGAAATGAACACCTTGCCGCAGCTCGAAGCGCTGAAGGCGGGCCGCATCGACCTGGGCATCGGCCGCATCCTGCTGGACGACCCGGCCATCGAGCGCCGCGTGCTCATGACCGAACCCTTGTTGGCCGCCGTGCCGCTGCATCACCCGCTGGCGGGCCAGGGCAGCGTCTCGGTCGACCGGCTGGCGCGCGAGCCCTTCGTCCTGTATCCGGCGCGGCCGCGGCCCAACTACGCGGATCACGTGCTGGGCCTCTTTCGCGCGGCCGGCCATTCGCTGCAAGTGGCGCAAGAGGCCAACGAATTGCAAACGGCCATCGGCCTGGTCGCGGCGGGACTGGGCGTCACGGTGGTGCCCGCGTCCGTGCAACGCCTGCAACGCCAGGACGTCGCCCACGTGCGGATCGAAGCCGACGCGTTTGTGTCGCCCGTGATCGTCAGCTACCGCAAGGACGATGCGTCGGTATTCCTGGCGCGGGCGCTGGAGCTGGCGGGGGAACTCGCAAAGGAATAG
- a CDS encoding RidA family protein, whose translation MNNRDVVFPPHRHALYERNRYSPAVRSNGFLFVSGQVGSRDDGSPEPDLRQQVRLAFQNLNAILHAAGASFDDVVDVTVFMVDPQSQFETMWEVVPEFWGEAPYPNITAVGVTWLYGFQFEIKVIVKLPESAAA comes from the coding sequence ATGAACAACCGTGACGTCGTCTTTCCTCCTCATCGCCACGCGCTGTACGAGCGCAACCGTTACTCGCCGGCCGTGCGTTCCAACGGCTTTTTGTTCGTGTCCGGCCAGGTCGGCAGCCGCGACGACGGCTCGCCGGAGCCCGATCTGCGTCAGCAGGTGCGCCTGGCATTCCAGAATCTGAACGCCATTCTGCACGCGGCTGGCGCGTCGTTCGACGACGTGGTCGACGTGACCGTCTTCATGGTGGATCCGCAGTCGCAGTTCGAGACCATGTGGGAAGTGGTGCCCGAGTTCTGGGGCGAGGCGCCGTATCCGAACATCACGGCGGTGGGCGTGACCTGGCTCTATGGTTTCCAGTTCGAGATCAAGGTCATTGTCAAACTGCCGGAGAGCGCGGCGGCATGA
- a CDS encoding MaoC family dehydratase encodes MTDTRKPPLIYLEDLTVGDVFVSKSHTLDAAQIIAFASQFDPQPFHLDPDAARDTLFQGLAASGWHTAALTMKLLVESFPVARGVIGAGAEVIWPQPTRPDDVVKVTSTVLSITPSRSKPDRAIVVVESVTSNQRDEALQKLTSKVVVFRRS; translated from the coding sequence ATGACCGATACCCGCAAGCCGCCGCTGATCTATCTTGAAGACCTGACCGTCGGAGACGTCTTCGTCAGCAAGTCCCACACCCTGGACGCGGCGCAGATCATCGCCTTTGCCTCGCAATTCGACCCGCAGCCCTTTCACCTGGATCCGGACGCGGCGCGCGACACGCTGTTCCAGGGCCTGGCGGCCAGCGGCTGGCATACGGCGGCGCTGACCATGAAGCTGCTGGTCGAAAGCTTTCCCGTGGCGCGCGGCGTGATCGGCGCCGGCGCTGAAGTGATCTGGCCGCAGCCCACCCGTCCCGACGACGTGGTCAAGGTGACGAGCACGGTGCTGAGCATCACGCCGTCCCGTTCCAAACCCGACCGCGCCATCGTGGTGGTGGAATCGGTCACGTCGAACCAGCGGGACGAAGCGCTGCAAAAACTGACCAGCAAGGTCGTCGTATTCCGCCGGTCATGA
- a CDS encoding SDR family oxidoreductase, translating into MNDSTTQKIALVTGAGSGVGRVTAITLLNDGWTVVLAGRRADPLQSLQAEATARGQTALAVPTDVTRPESVEALFNTIESRFGRLDLLFNNAGVNAPAVPMDELPLEKWFNAINTNVTGVYLCARAAFGLMRRQTPQGGRIINNGSISAHTPRPFTAPYTASKHAVTGLTKSLALDGRAYNIVAGQIDIGNAMTELSERMTRGVLQANGTVAPEPMMDAVHVAKAVRHMASLPLDANVLTMTVMASAMPFAGRG; encoded by the coding sequence TTGAACGACAGCACCACCCAGAAAATTGCCCTGGTCACCGGCGCCGGCAGCGGCGTCGGCCGCGTCACCGCCATCACCCTGCTGAACGACGGCTGGACCGTCGTGCTGGCCGGCCGCCGCGCCGACCCCTTGCAGTCCCTGCAAGCCGAGGCCACCGCGCGAGGCCAGACCGCGCTGGCCGTGCCCACCGACGTCACCCGCCCGGAAAGCGTCGAAGCGCTGTTCAACACCATCGAAAGCCGCTTCGGCCGGCTGGACCTGCTGTTCAACAATGCTGGCGTCAACGCGCCCGCGGTACCCATGGACGAACTGCCGCTGGAAAAGTGGTTCAACGCCATCAACACCAATGTGACGGGCGTCTATCTGTGCGCGCGCGCCGCCTTCGGGCTGATGCGCCGCCAGACGCCGCAGGGCGGCCGCATCATCAACAACGGTTCCATTTCCGCGCACACGCCGCGCCCCTTTACCGCGCCCTACACCGCCAGCAAGCACGCCGTGACCGGCCTGACCAAGTCGCTGGCGCTGGACGGCCGCGCCTACAACATCGTGGCCGGGCAGATCGACATCGGCAACGCGATGACGGAGCTGTCCGAGCGCATGACGCGCGGCGTGCTGCAGGCCAATGGCACGGTGGCGCCGGAACCCATGATGGACGCTGTCCACGTCGCGAAAGCCGTGCGCCACATGGCGTCGCTGCCCCTGGACGCCAACGTCCTGACCATGACCGTCATGGCCAGCGCCATGCCCTTCGCCGGGCGCGGCTGA
- a CDS encoding sensor domain-containing diguanylate cyclase yields MYVDLLTLYLLAVGTLLVSAGLMFWEQRANPTRSKELRILASGFATLALGCAAALYRRDLPGVSGAALSNLVILGGYLLVLNGVAALSGRRYVRTSLCVLIGMGLTWVIGGVRWLDVMWTYVSSVPIALVSGLTAWEVYRCQALKPRRSRYIVMAVAGVHTALYASRAFILPWFASQPVLALAGKLTIYEGVLYSVVLPMTLLKLIRDETHRQLLLESQTDYLTRLGNRRWFFEQGARILNGKEGRGSVSVLAFDLDHFKSVNDRYGHAAGDQVLKSFAETAREVLGHDTILARIGGEEFAALLWGDDAKGAHTLGKAMAERFAVTVSNRMDNIGIAATVSIGLARFDGDTPTIMDALAIADQALYRAKSLGGNRLEVAGAKVPAAA; encoded by the coding sequence ATGTACGTCGATCTTCTCACTCTGTACCTTCTGGCAGTCGGAACACTGCTTGTCAGCGCCGGCCTCATGTTCTGGGAACAGCGGGCCAACCCCACACGCAGCAAGGAATTACGCATCCTGGCTTCAGGCTTCGCCACGCTTGCCCTCGGCTGCGCGGCGGCCTTGTACCGTCGCGACCTGCCCGGCGTCAGCGGCGCGGCCCTCAGCAACCTCGTCATCCTCGGCGGCTATCTGCTTGTGCTCAATGGCGTCGCCGCATTGAGCGGACGGCGCTACGTGCGCACGTCGCTCTGCGTGCTGATCGGCATGGGGCTGACCTGGGTGATCGGCGGCGTGCGTTGGCTGGACGTGATGTGGACGTATGTGAGCTCGGTGCCGATTGCGCTGGTCAGCGGACTGACGGCCTGGGAGGTGTACCGCTGCCAGGCGCTCAAGCCGCGGCGCTCGCGCTACATTGTCATGGCCGTTGCCGGGGTGCATACGGCCCTTTATGCCAGCCGGGCGTTCATCCTGCCCTGGTTCGCCTCTCAACCCGTCCTGGCGCTGGCCGGCAAGCTCACCATCTACGAGGGTGTGCTGTATTCCGTGGTGCTGCCGATGACGCTGCTCAAGCTCATCCGCGACGAAACGCACCGCCAGCTGCTGCTGGAATCGCAGACCGACTATCTGACCCGCCTGGGCAACCGGCGCTGGTTCTTCGAGCAGGGCGCGCGCATCCTGAACGGCAAGGAAGGGCGCGGGTCGGTGTCGGTGCTGGCGTTCGACCTGGATCACTTCAAGTCCGTGAATGACCGCTACGGGCACGCGGCGGGCGATCAGGTACTCAAGTCCTTCGCCGAAACCGCGCGCGAGGTGCTGGGCCACGACACCATACTTGCGCGCATCGGGGGCGAGGAATTCGCCGCGCTGCTCTGGGGCGACGATGCGAAGGGCGCCCACACGTTGGGCAAGGCGATGGCCGAGCGCTTTGCCGTGACCGTCTCGAACCGTATGGACAACATCGGCATTGCCGCGACGGTCAGCATCGGGCTGGCGCGTTTCGACGGCGACACGCCCACCATCATGGACGCGCTGGCCATTGCGGACCAGGCGCTCTACCGCGCCAAATCGCTCGGCGGCAACCGGCTGGAAGTGGCCGGGGCAAAGGTGCCGGCCGCGGCTTGA
- a CDS encoding PhzF family phenazine biosynthesis protein, with translation MSVPFKQVDVFTSEPYRGNPVAVVLQGQGLTDEQMRRIANWTNLSETTFVLPPTQPGADYLVRIFTPQAELPFAGHPTLGTAHALLEAGMVAPRGGKLVQECAAGLIDLSVTDAAGGSPLIAFTLPEPSLAELGADLVDEMEAILGSAVMHDPAPKLVNVGPVWTIAQLPSAQAVLTLRPDFARMADFDRRNNAAGIVVYGAYGEGAEAAIEVRAFAPSLGANEDPVCGSGNGSVAAFIRDAGQVTQFGTDYLSTQGAVVGRSGRLSISFDASGAIRVGGQSVTCIDGRIAI, from the coding sequence ATGAGCGTGCCATTCAAGCAAGTGGATGTATTCACCAGCGAACCCTATCGCGGCAATCCCGTCGCGGTGGTGCTGCAAGGGCAGGGGTTGACCGACGAGCAGATGCGGCGCATCGCCAACTGGACGAATCTGTCGGAGACCACCTTCGTGCTGCCGCCCACGCAGCCCGGCGCCGATTACCTGGTGCGCATCTTCACGCCGCAGGCCGAGCTGCCCTTTGCAGGGCATCCCACGCTGGGCACCGCCCATGCGCTGCTCGAAGCCGGCATGGTCGCGCCGCGCGGCGGCAAGCTCGTGCAGGAATGCGCGGCGGGCCTGATCGATCTGTCGGTCACGGACGCGGCCGGCGGCAGCCCGCTCATTGCCTTCACTTTGCCGGAACCCAGCCTGGCCGAGCTTGGCGCGGATCTCGTCGACGAAATGGAAGCAATACTGGGCTCGGCGGTGATGCACGATCCGGCCCCCAAGCTGGTCAACGTGGGCCCGGTGTGGACGATCGCACAATTGCCCAGCGCGCAGGCGGTGCTGACGCTGCGGCCGGACTTTGCGCGCATGGCCGACTTCGACCGCCGCAACAACGCCGCCGGCATCGTCGTGTACGGCGCGTATGGCGAAGGCGCGGAAGCCGCCATCGAGGTCCGGGCGTTTGCGCCCAGCCTGGGCGCCAACGAAGACCCGGTCTGCGGCAGCGGCAATGGCTCGGTTGCGGCGTTCATCCGCGACGCGGGACAAGTGACGCAGTTCGGAACGGACTACCTCAGCACGCAGGGCGCCGTGGTCGGGCGGTCGGGCAGGCTGAGCATCTCGTTCGATGCGAGCGGCGCCATTCGCGTGGGCGGGCAATCCGTGACCTGCATCGACGGGCGCATCGCGATTTGA
- a CDS encoding tripartite tricarboxylate transporter substrate binding protein, with the protein MRSVFKPFARAMLAASLLAGAAAAHADAYPDHPVKWIVPFPPGGAMDSIARTLGESLGKQLHTSFIVENRAGAGGNIGAAAVARAKPDGYTILIVANGMAVNPALYQDLNYDPIKDFAPISLLAVVPNVLVTNPARTGATSVQDVIAKAKAQPKHYTYASAGVGTSIHLAGEMFVSMTGVDMLHVPYKGSGPAVADLLGGQVDYMFDSITSAKPHIASGKLRALGVTTTKRSAALPDVPTLQEAGVPGYELMPWFAAFAPAGTPPDVVAKLNDAMRSALADPKVKATLDSIGAEPIGSTPDALRDHLAKETAQWKELVKERGIKIN; encoded by the coding sequence ATGCGTTCTGTATTCAAACCCTTCGCCCGCGCCATGCTGGCCGCGTCGCTATTGGCGGGCGCGGCGGCGGCGCATGCCGATGCCTATCCCGACCACCCGGTGAAGTGGATCGTGCCCTTCCCGCCCGGCGGCGCGATGGACAGCATCGCGCGCACACTGGGCGAATCGCTGGGCAAGCAGCTCCACACGTCGTTCATCGTGGAGAACCGCGCGGGCGCGGGCGGCAATATCGGCGCGGCGGCCGTGGCGCGCGCCAAGCCGGACGGCTACACCATCCTGATCGTCGCCAACGGCATGGCCGTCAATCCCGCGCTGTACCAGGACCTGAACTACGACCCCATCAAGGATTTCGCGCCGATCTCATTGTTGGCCGTGGTGCCGAACGTGCTGGTCACCAATCCGGCACGCACCGGCGCGACCAGCGTGCAGGACGTGATCGCCAAGGCGAAGGCGCAGCCCAAGCACTACACGTACGCCTCGGCCGGCGTCGGCACGTCGATCCATCTGGCCGGCGAGATGTTCGTGTCGATGACGGGCGTCGACATGTTGCACGTGCCGTACAAGGGCAGCGGCCCGGCCGTCGCCGACCTGTTGGGCGGACAGGTCGACTACATGTTCGACAGCATCACGTCCGCCAAGCCGCACATTGCCAGCGGCAAGCTGCGCGCGCTGGGCGTCACGACCACCAAGCGCTCGGCCGCCCTGCCCGACGTGCCGACCCTGCAGGAAGCAGGCGTGCCGGGCTATGAGCTGATGCCGTGGTTCGCCGCCTTCGCGCCCGCGGGCACGCCGCCGGACGTGGTGGCCAAGCTGAACGACGCCATGCGTTCGGCGCTGGCAGACCCCAAGGTGAAGGCAACGCTCGATTCGATCGGAGCCGAGCCCATCGGCAGCACGCCGGACGCGCTGCGCGACCACCTGGCCAAGGAAACCGCGCAATGGAAGGAACTGGTCAAGGAACGCGGCATCAAGATCAACTGA
- a CDS encoding VOC family protein, which produces MASKNTVCLWYDGDALEAATFYAKTFPDSKVGTVHRAPGDYPSGQQGDILMVDFTVMGIPCVGLNGGDAFQHNESFSFQVATDDQAETDRLWDAIVSNGGQESDCGWCKDKWGLSWQITPRALLAAVTDLDQAAARRAFEAMMTMQKIDIATIEAARRG; this is translated from the coding sequence ATGGCCAGCAAAAACACCGTTTGCCTGTGGTACGACGGCGACGCCCTGGAAGCGGCGACCTTTTATGCCAAGACGTTCCCGGACAGCAAGGTGGGCACGGTACACCGCGCGCCCGGCGACTATCCCTCGGGCCAGCAGGGCGACATCCTGATGGTCGACTTCACGGTCATGGGCATCCCCTGCGTCGGGCTCAATGGCGGCGACGCCTTCCAGCACAACGAATCGTTTTCCTTTCAGGTCGCGACCGACGATCAGGCCGAGACCGACCGCCTGTGGGACGCGATCGTGTCGAATGGCGGCCAGGAGAGCGATTGCGGCTGGTGCAAGGATAAATGGGGACTGTCCTGGCAGATCACGCCCAGGGCGCTGCTGGCCGCGGTCACGGACCTGGACCAAGCCGCTGCCAGGCGCGCGTTCGAGGCCATGATGACGATGCAGAAGATCGACATCGCAACCATCGAGGCAGCGCGGCGGGGGTGA
- a CDS encoding cupin domain-containing protein, which produces MALKHADPGQVIDLKPYGAALAQKQSVALFKSEDLEVMRLVLLAGKTMPSHDVEGEITLQCLEGSVEVSTDGATHILDAGRLMYLPGRAPHSLFALENASVLVTVALKRP; this is translated from the coding sequence ATGGCCCTGAAACACGCGGATCCCGGGCAAGTCATCGATCTGAAGCCCTATGGCGCGGCGCTTGCGCAGAAGCAGTCGGTCGCGCTGTTCAAGTCCGAGGATCTTGAGGTCATGCGCCTGGTGCTGCTGGCCGGCAAGACCATGCCTTCGCACGACGTCGAGGGAGAGATCACCCTGCAATGCCTGGAGGGCAGCGTGGAGGTCTCGACCGACGGCGCCACGCACATCCTGGACGCCGGCCGTCTGATGTACCTGCCTGGCCGGGCGCCGCATTCGCTTTTTGCGCTGGAGAACGCGTCGGTATTGGTGACGGTGGCATTGAAACGCCCGTAG
- the proP gene encoding glycine betaine/L-proline transporter ProP, whose protein sequence is MAETPTSSQEIRPLEIGDITVIDNTKLKKAVTAAALGNAMEWFDFGVYGFVAFALGKVFFPDASPAVQTIAALGTFSVPFLVRPLGGVFFGVMGDRFGRQKVLSLTIIIMAISTFCIGLIPAYATIGIWAPILLLACKLAQGFSVGGEYTGAAVFVAEYAPDRQRGFLGSWLDFGSIAGFVVGAGMVVLLQTMLGEQTFLDWGWRIPFFVAGPLGLLGLYLRHAAEETPAFTQQLERMEKEDRDAVQERPTVSFREIFSKYRRALLVSIGMVLVTNVTYYMLLTYMPTYLSGSLGYTEGHGVLIIVVVMVGMLFVQPVVGFISDKIGRKPFLLAGSLGLLVTAMPSFFLIASDNTALIFLGLLLIAIFLNCLIGIMAATLPALFPTRIRYSALASSFNVAIIFAGLTPTVAAWLVEETENLMMPAYYLMVASVIGLITSFFLPETANRPLRGETPTASSRKEAKVLLQQAYEHIEQSVQDVDAEIAALEEKLDALRARRQRLADSHPDIE, encoded by the coding sequence ATGGCTGAAACCCCCACGTCGTCGCAAGAGATCCGTCCACTGGAGATCGGCGACATCACGGTCATCGACAACACCAAGCTCAAGAAGGCCGTGACGGCCGCGGCGCTTGGCAATGCGATGGAATGGTTTGACTTCGGCGTCTATGGCTTTGTTGCCTTCGCGCTGGGCAAGGTGTTCTTTCCCGACGCCTCGCCCGCCGTGCAGACCATCGCCGCGCTGGGCACATTTTCCGTGCCATTCCTTGTGCGGCCGCTGGGCGGCGTGTTCTTCGGCGTCATGGGCGACCGCTTCGGGCGCCAGAAGGTGCTGTCGCTCACCATCATCATCATGGCCATCAGCACGTTCTGCATCGGCCTCATTCCCGCGTACGCCACCATCGGCATCTGGGCGCCCATTCTGCTGCTGGCGTGCAAACTGGCGCAGGGCTTTTCCGTGGGCGGCGAATACACCGGCGCGGCCGTGTTCGTGGCCGAGTACGCGCCCGACAGGCAGCGCGGCTTTTTGGGAAGCTGGCTGGACTTTGGCTCGATCGCCGGATTCGTCGTGGGCGCGGGCATGGTCGTGCTCCTGCAGACCATGCTGGGCGAGCAGACGTTCCTTGACTGGGGCTGGCGCATTCCGTTCTTCGTGGCCGGACCGCTGGGCCTGTTGGGCTTGTATCTGCGCCATGCCGCTGAGGAAACGCCGGCCTTCACGCAGCAGCTTGAACGGATGGAAAAGGAAGACCGCGACGCTGTGCAGGAAAGGCCGACGGTGTCGTTCCGCGAGATCTTCAGCAAGTATCGCCGCGCGTTGCTGGTCAGCATCGGCATGGTGCTGGTGACCAACGTCACCTACTACATGCTGCTCACCTACATGCCCACGTATCTGTCGGGCAGCCTGGGCTATACCGAAGGGCATGGCGTGCTCATCATCGTCGTCGTGATGGTGGGCATGCTGTTCGTGCAGCCGGTGGTGGGATTCATCAGCGACAAGATCGGCCGCAAGCCTTTCCTGCTGGCCGGCAGCCTGGGCCTGCTGGTCACGGCGATGCCCTCGTTCTTTCTTATTGCCAGTGACAATACGGCGCTGATCTTTCTGGGGCTGCTGCTGATCGCCATCTTCCTGAACTGCCTGATCGGGATCATGGCGGCCACGCTGCCCGCGCTGTTTCCCACGCGCATCCGCTACAGCGCGCTGGCCAGCTCGTTCAATGTGGCCATCATCTTTGCCGGTCTGACGCCCACGGTGGCTGCGTGGCTGGTGGAAGAGACCGAGAACCTGATGATGCCCGCGTACTACCTGATGGTGGCGTCGGTCATAGGACTCATCACGTCGTTCTTCCTGCCCGAGACGGCCAACCGGCCGCTGCGCGGCGAAACGCCCACGGCCTCCAGCCGCAAGGAGGCAAAGGTGTTGCTGCAGCAAGCCTACGAACACATCGAGCAGAGCGTCCAGGACGTCGATGCCGAAATCGCGGCGCTCGAAGAAAAACTCGATGCGCTGCGGGCGCGCCGCCAGCGGCTGGCCGACAGTCATCCGGATATTGAATAA